Proteins encoded together in one Falco peregrinus isolate bFalPer1 chromosome 2, bFalPer1.pri, whole genome shotgun sequence window:
- the LOC101911645 gene encoding protein O-GlcNAcase-like isoform X9, whose protein sequence is MGQGCCLKVLPCCNAGFYGRPWSTEQRKLLFQWLKRWGLNCYMYAPKDELKHRLLWREPYTEHEPACSLSSKLPKSRVWSLFLPFLRARTWCFQVPGIGSCCSKNSGRSPSSQCPCLQVAALGCHSFALLFDDIDPCMCQADRDVFPSLAQAQASVANEVYQELGQPSIFLFCPTEYCSSLCSPSPSQSCYLLTIGQELLPGIGVIWTGPKVVSQELSGSLLKEVEGVLHRRPVIWDNLYANDYDCRRVFLGPYTGRAPGLMPRLHGLLLNPNCELQANFIPMHTLGSWFRSELGSCARSDHTGTEAAAALGDSQGPQEGSYSPQEALELALHDWVVEINRQALEPGGRSPGHPSIRLKGGVRLQSGTAGGLGATPDPQPHDTVPSGEQPCSMAPGQRRRKVTSEPENGTGSRTFASSWQSPTGDGDQLATGSRASCEPSSALPSTAGSVQCTGTPVATKTLHSPGPTMCCSNGANTSQNLLIPTSDARTGGGSPPEPHSSIQPTASRADTPQTWPGPGACTSPGSQALLIDGARASPGPMAPLTPEEAGSIPMAPLTPKEARSSPTAPLTPEGAGSGPMVLLTPEEAESGPMVPLTPKEARSIPMALLTPKEARSSPTAPLTPEGAGAGPMVLLTPEEAGSGPMVPLTPKEARSSTTAPLTPEEAGSGPMVPLTPKEARSSTTAPLTPEEAGSGPMVPLTPKEARSSPMAPLTPKEARSSPTAPLTPEEAGSGPMVLLTPGETRSIPMTPLTLKEVRSSPVAPLTPEEARSIPTTPLTPKETRSIPMAPLTPEEARSSPTAPLTLEEVRMLVELFYLPYHHGLLAQQLLEHFRWLRANSFSVGVPSTAPDACGGTQWRNRAQSFQQLCAQTCHLHSRFVSSAGQALLYDLHPYLWDIRNMLLATSAFVLWLDGHLLCESDPKGTWGSCFGWCQSIAAPILLGGDAEPWVRRGGLFGELQALLPVGNSCDLFYHPPPLFPASQPYLLRPLLPLDKGELYRMCRESLDCDPKVAEILAAHPDLLGDRLLGSFLSLSPEYTFVLEDEAGPCGYAAGTLCAEGFLQQRDSSWLPAIRHKYPRDLGMGASALGQDTLEEALLFFNAEPPAVPLPVLQRFPSLVQLGMAPRVLDVGVSCSLAICLLSALRANGSRGVFCQVSDTDRQQLSFYSRLGFVALPVAWGSSPGTRLLGRLL, encoded by the exons ATGGGACAGGGATGCTGCCTCAAagtcctgccctgctgcaaTGCAG GTTTCTATGGGAGACCGTGGTCTACGGAACAGAGGAAACTTCTCTTTCAATG GCTGAAACGCTGGGGGCTGAACTGCTACATGTACGCGCCCAAGGATGAGCTGAAGCACCGGCTGCTCTGGCGAGAGCCCTACACAGAGCATGAG CCTGCATGCAGTCTCTCATCGAAGCTGCCCAAGAGCAGGGTGTGGAGTTTGTTTTTGCCATTTCTGCGGGCCAGGACATGGTGTTTTCAAGTGCCGGGGATcggctcctgctgcagcaaaaaCTCAGGCAG GAGTCCTAGCAGCCAGTGTCCGTGCCTGCAGGTGGCCGCCCTGGGGTGCCACTCCTTTGCGCTGCTCTTTGATGACATCGACCCCTGCATGTGCCAAGCTGACAGAGACGTCTTCccttccctggcacaggctCAGGCCTCTGTGGCCAATGAGGTGTACCAGGAGCTGGGCCAGCCCtccatcttcctcttctgtccTACAG AGTACTGCAGCTCTCTGtgctctcccagccccagccagtcCTGCTACTTGCTGACCATcggccaggagctgctcccagggaTTGGCGTCATCTGGACAG GCCCAAAGGTGGTGTCACAGGAACTCTCGGGCTCGCTGCTGAAGGAGGTGGAGGGTGTTCTGCATCGCCGACCTGTCATCTGGGACAACTTGTACGCCAACGACTATGACTGCAGGCGTGTCTTCCTGGGCCCATACACGGGACGTGCCCCCGGCCTCATGCCCAGGCTCCACGGACTGCTCCTTAACCCCAACTGCGAGCTCCAGGCCAACTTCATCCCCATGCACACACTGGGCAGCTGGTTTCGGAGTGAGCTGGGGAGCTGTGCCCGCTCTGATCACACAG GGACGGAGGCTGCGGCAGCCCTGGGGGACAGCCAAGGCCCGCAGGAAGGGAGCTACAGCCCCCAGGAGGCCTTGGAGCTGGCACTGCATGACTGGGTGGTGGAGATAAACCGGCAGGCGTTGGAGCCAG GAGGAAGGAGCCCAGGACACCCCAGCATCAGACTCAAGGGAGGAGTAAGGCTGCAGTCTGGCACAGCGGGAGGACTGGGAGCCACACctgacccccagccccatgACACTGTTCCCAGTGgggaacagccctgcagcatgGCACCAgggcagagaaggaggaaggtgaCCTCAGAGCCTGAGAATGGCACTGGGAGCAGGACCTTCGCTAGCAGTTGGCAAAGCCCCACAGGGGATGGGGACCAGCTCGCCACAGGGAGCAGAGCGAGCTGTGagccctcctctgctctgcccagcacGGCCGGCAGTGTCCAGTGCACAGGAACCCCGGTGGCTACCAAGACCCTCCACAGCCCAGGCCCCACCATGTGCTGCAGCAATGGGGCTAACACCAGCCAGAACCTTCTCATACCCACCAGTGATGCCAGAACAGGGGGTGGCAGCCCccctgagccccacagcagtaTCCAGCCTACGGCCAGCAGGGCTGACACGCCCCAGACATGGCCAGGGCCTGGGGCTTGCACCAGCCCTGGCTCTCAAGCACTCCTCATTGATGGGGCTCGCGCCAGCCCTGGCCCCATGGCCCCATTGACCCCAGAGGAGGCTGGATCCATCCCCATGGCACCGCTCACCCCCAAGGAGGCCAGGTCCAGCCCTACAGCACCACTGACCCCAGAGGGGGCTGGGTCTGGCCCCATGGTACTGTTGACCCCAGAGGAGGCTGAATCTGGCCCCATGGTACCGCTGACCCCCAAGGAGGCCAg GTCCATCCCCATGGCACTGCTGACCCCCAAGGAGGCCAggtccagccccacagcaccacTGACCCcagagggggctggggctggccccaTGGTACTGCTGACCCCAGAGGAGGCTGGATCTGGCCCCATGGTACCGCTGACCCCCAAGGAGGCCAGGTCCAGCACCACAGCACCACTGACCCCAGAGGAGGCTGGGTCTGGGCCCATGGTACCGCTGACCCCCAAGGAGGCCAGGTCCAGCACCACAGCACCACTGACCCCAGAGGAGGCTGGGTCTGGGCCCATGGTACCACTGACCCCCAAGGAGGCCAGGTCCAGCCCCATGGCACCGCTGACCCCCAAGGAGGCCAggtccagccccacagcaccacTGACCCCAGAGGAGGCTGGGTCTGGCCCCATGGTACTGCTGACCCCAGGGGAGACCAGGTCCATCCCTATGACACCACTGACCCTCAAGGAGGTCAGATCCAGCCCCGTGGCACCACTCACCCCAGAGGAGGCCAGGTCCATCCCTACGACACCGCTGACCCCCAAGGAGACCAGGTCCATCCCCATGGCACCGTTGACCCCAGAGGAGGCCAggtccagccccacagcaccgCTGACTCTGGAGGAGGTGCGGATGCTGGTGGAGCTCTTCTACCTGCCCTACCATCATGGGCTACTGGCGCAGCAACTCCTGGAGCACTTTCGGTGGCTCCGGGCAAACAGCTTCAGTGTGGGGGTCCCGTCCACGGCACCCGATGCCTGCGGG GGCACGCAGTGGCGTAACCGAGCCCAGtccttccagcagctctgcgCTCAGACATGCCACCTGCACAGCCGCTTTGTCAGTAGCGCTGGACAGGCGCTGCTTTATGACCTCCACCCCTACCTCTGGGACATCCGCAACATGCTGCTGGCTACCAGTGCCTTCGTTCTGTGGCTGG ATGGCCATCTCCTCTGCGAGTCTGACCCCAAGGGCACCTGGGGAAGCTGCTTTGGCT ggTGCCAGAGCATCGCTGCCCCGATCCTGCTGGGGGGGGACGCTGAGCCCTGGGTGCGTCGTGGGGGCCTCTTTGGAGAGCTGCAG GCACTGCTACCGGTGGGAAACAGCTGTGACCTCTTCTACCACCCGCCTCCACtcttcccagccagccagccgTACCTCCTGCGCCCACTGCTACCCTTGGACAAG GGTGAGCTTTACCGAATGTGCCGGGAGAGTCTGGACTGTGACCCCAAAGTTGCGGAGATCCTCGCAGCCCACCCTGATCTCCTCGGTGACAG gctgctgggcagcttccTGAGCCTGAGCCCCGAGTACACATTTGTGCTGGAGGATGAGGCTGGTCCATGCGGCTATGCAGCCGGCACGCTCTGCGCTGAAGGCTTCCTGCAACAGCGAGacagcagctggctgccagccatACGGCACAAGTACCCCCGAGACCTGGGCATGGGTGCCTCAGCTCTGGGACAG GATACCCTGGAGGAAGCATTGCTCTTCTTCAATGCAGAGCCACCAGCTgtgcccctgcctgtgctgcagcgcTTCCCCTCCCTGGTGCAGCTAGGCATGGCCCCCCGCGTGCTGGACGTGGGGgtcagctgcagcctggctaTCTGCCTGCTGAGCGCACTCAGGGCCAACG GGTCACGGGGAGTGTTTTGCCAGGTCAGTGACACTGACCGGCAGCAGCTGAGCTTCTACAGCAGGCTGGGCTTCGTCGCCCTGCCAGTGGCCTGGGGCAGTTCTCCTGGCACTCGGCTCCTGGGACGTCTCCTCTGA
- the LOC101911645 gene encoding protein O-GlcNAcase-like isoform X2 translates to MGQGCCLKVLPCCNAGFYGRPWSTEQRKLLFQWLKRWGLNCYMYAPKDELKHRLLWREPYTEHEPACSLSSKLPKSRVWSLFLPFLRARTWCFQVPGIGSCCSKNSGRSPSSQCPCLQVAALGCHSFALLFDDIDPCMCQADRDVFPSLAQAQASVANEVYQELGQPSIFLFCPTEYCSSLCSPSPSQSCYLLTIGQELLPGIGVIWTGPKVVSQELSGSLLKEVEGVLHRRPVIWDNLYANDYDCRRVFLGPYTGRAPGLMPRLHGLLLNPNCELQANFIPMHTLGSWFRSELGSCARSDHTGTEAAAALGDSQGPQEGSYSPQEALELALHDWVVEINRQALEPGRSPGHPSIRLKGGVRLQSGTAGGLGATPDPQPHDTVPSGEQPCSMAPGQRRRKVTSEPENGTGSRTFASSWQSPTGDGDQLATGSRASCEPSSALPSTAGSVQCTGTPVATKTLHSPGPTMCCSNGANTSQNLLIPTSDARTGGGSPPEPHSSIQPTASRADTPQTWPGPGACTSPGSQALLIDGARASPGPMAPLTPEEAGSIPMAPLTPKEARSSPTAPLTPEGAGSGPMVLLTPEEAESGPMVPLTPKEARSSPTAPPAAEEARSIPMALLTPKEARSSPTAPLTPEGAGAGPMVLLTPEEAGSGPMVPLTPKEARSSTTAPLTPEEAGSGPMVPLTPKEARSSTTAPLTPEEAGSGPMVPLTPKEARSSPMAPLTPKEARSSPTAPLTPEEAGSGPMVLLTPGETRSIPMTPLTLKEVRSSPVAPLTPEEARSIPTTPLTPKETRSIPMAPLTPEEARSSPTAPLTLEEVRMLVELFYLPYHHGLLAQQLLEHFRWLRANSFSVGVPSTAPDACGGTQWRNRAQSFQQLCAQTCHLHSRFVSSAGQALLYDLHPYLWDIRNMLLATSAFVLWLDGHLLCESDPKGTWGSCFGWCQSIAAPILLGGDAEPWVRRGGLFGELQALLPVGNSCDLFYHPPPLFPASQPYLLRPLLPLDKGELYRMCRESLDCDPKVAEILAAHPDLLGDRLLGSFLSLSPEYTFVLEDEAGPCGYAAGTLCAEGFLQQRDSSWLPAIRHKYPRDLGMGASALGQDTLEEALLFFNAEPPAVPLPVLQRFPSLVQLGMAPRVLDVGVSCSLAICLLSALRANGSRGVFCQVSDTDRQQLSFYSRLGFVALPVAWGSSPGTRLLGRLL, encoded by the exons ATGGGACAGGGATGCTGCCTCAAagtcctgccctgctgcaaTGCAG GTTTCTATGGGAGACCGTGGTCTACGGAACAGAGGAAACTTCTCTTTCAATG GCTGAAACGCTGGGGGCTGAACTGCTACATGTACGCGCCCAAGGATGAGCTGAAGCACCGGCTGCTCTGGCGAGAGCCCTACACAGAGCATGAG CCTGCATGCAGTCTCTCATCGAAGCTGCCCAAGAGCAGGGTGTGGAGTTTGTTTTTGCCATTTCTGCGGGCCAGGACATGGTGTTTTCAAGTGCCGGGGATcggctcctgctgcagcaaaaaCTCAGGCAG GAGTCCTAGCAGCCAGTGTCCGTGCCTGCAGGTGGCCGCCCTGGGGTGCCACTCCTTTGCGCTGCTCTTTGATGACATCGACCCCTGCATGTGCCAAGCTGACAGAGACGTCTTCccttccctggcacaggctCAGGCCTCTGTGGCCAATGAGGTGTACCAGGAGCTGGGCCAGCCCtccatcttcctcttctgtccTACAG AGTACTGCAGCTCTCTGtgctctcccagccccagccagtcCTGCTACTTGCTGACCATcggccaggagctgctcccagggaTTGGCGTCATCTGGACAG GCCCAAAGGTGGTGTCACAGGAACTCTCGGGCTCGCTGCTGAAGGAGGTGGAGGGTGTTCTGCATCGCCGACCTGTCATCTGGGACAACTTGTACGCCAACGACTATGACTGCAGGCGTGTCTTCCTGGGCCCATACACGGGACGTGCCCCCGGCCTCATGCCCAGGCTCCACGGACTGCTCCTTAACCCCAACTGCGAGCTCCAGGCCAACTTCATCCCCATGCACACACTGGGCAGCTGGTTTCGGAGTGAGCTGGGGAGCTGTGCCCGCTCTGATCACACAG GGACGGAGGCTGCGGCAGCCCTGGGGGACAGCCAAGGCCCGCAGGAAGGGAGCTACAGCCCCCAGGAGGCCTTGGAGCTGGCACTGCATGACTGGGTGGTGGAGATAAACCGGCAGGCGTTGGAGCCAG GAAGGAGCCCAGGACACCCCAGCATCAGACTCAAGGGAGGAGTAAGGCTGCAGTCTGGCACAGCGGGAGGACTGGGAGCCACACctgacccccagccccatgACACTGTTCCCAGTGgggaacagccctgcagcatgGCACCAgggcagagaaggaggaaggtgaCCTCAGAGCCTGAGAATGGCACTGGGAGCAGGACCTTCGCTAGCAGTTGGCAAAGCCCCACAGGGGATGGGGACCAGCTCGCCACAGGGAGCAGAGCGAGCTGTGagccctcctctgctctgcccagcacGGCCGGCAGTGTCCAGTGCACAGGAACCCCGGTGGCTACCAAGACCCTCCACAGCCCAGGCCCCACCATGTGCTGCAGCAATGGGGCTAACACCAGCCAGAACCTTCTCATACCCACCAGTGATGCCAGAACAGGGGGTGGCAGCCCccctgagccccacagcagtaTCCAGCCTACGGCCAGCAGGGCTGACACGCCCCAGACATGGCCAGGGCCTGGGGCTTGCACCAGCCCTGGCTCTCAAGCACTCCTCATTGATGGGGCTCGCGCCAGCCCTGGCCCCATGGCCCCATTGACCCCAGAGGAGGCTGGATCCATCCCCATGGCACCGCTCACCCCCAAGGAGGCCAGGTCCAGCCCTACAGCACCACTGACCCCAGAGGGGGCTGGGTCTGGCCCCATGGTACTGTTGACCCCAGAGGAGGCTGAATCTGGCCCCATGGTACCGCTGACCCCCAAGGAGGCCAggtccagccccacagcaccgCCAGCTGCAGAGGAAGCCAGGTCCATCCCCATGGCACTGCTGACCCCCAAGGAGGCCAggtccagccccacagcaccacTGACCCcagagggggctggggctggccccaTGGTACTGCTGACCCCAGAGGAGGCTGGATCTGGCCCCATGGTACCGCTGACCCCCAAGGAGGCCAGGTCCAGCACCACAGCACCACTGACCCCAGAGGAGGCTGGGTCTGGGCCCATGGTACCGCTGACCCCCAAGGAGGCCAGGTCCAGCACCACAGCACCACTGACCCCAGAGGAGGCTGGGTCTGGGCCCATGGTACCACTGACCCCCAAGGAGGCCAGGTCCAGCCCCATGGCACCGCTGACCCCCAAGGAGGCCAggtccagccccacagcaccacTGACCCCAGAGGAGGCTGGGTCTGGCCCCATGGTACTGCTGACCCCAGGGGAGACCAGGTCCATCCCTATGACACCACTGACCCTCAAGGAGGTCAGATCCAGCCCCGTGGCACCACTCACCCCAGAGGAGGCCAGGTCCATCCCTACGACACCGCTGACCCCCAAGGAGACCAGGTCCATCCCCATGGCACCGTTGACCCCAGAGGAGGCCAggtccagccccacagcaccgCTGACTCTGGAGGAGGTGCGGATGCTGGTGGAGCTCTTCTACCTGCCCTACCATCATGGGCTACTGGCGCAGCAACTCCTGGAGCACTTTCGGTGGCTCCGGGCAAACAGCTTCAGTGTGGGGGTCCCGTCCACGGCACCCGATGCCTGCGGG GGCACGCAGTGGCGTAACCGAGCCCAGtccttccagcagctctgcgCTCAGACATGCCACCTGCACAGCCGCTTTGTCAGTAGCGCTGGACAGGCGCTGCTTTATGACCTCCACCCCTACCTCTGGGACATCCGCAACATGCTGCTGGCTACCAGTGCCTTCGTTCTGTGGCTGG ATGGCCATCTCCTCTGCGAGTCTGACCCCAAGGGCACCTGGGGAAGCTGCTTTGGCT ggTGCCAGAGCATCGCTGCCCCGATCCTGCTGGGGGGGGACGCTGAGCCCTGGGTGCGTCGTGGGGGCCTCTTTGGAGAGCTGCAG GCACTGCTACCGGTGGGAAACAGCTGTGACCTCTTCTACCACCCGCCTCCACtcttcccagccagccagccgTACCTCCTGCGCCCACTGCTACCCTTGGACAAG GGTGAGCTTTACCGAATGTGCCGGGAGAGTCTGGACTGTGACCCCAAAGTTGCGGAGATCCTCGCAGCCCACCCTGATCTCCTCGGTGACAG gctgctgggcagcttccTGAGCCTGAGCCCCGAGTACACATTTGTGCTGGAGGATGAGGCTGGTCCATGCGGCTATGCAGCCGGCACGCTCTGCGCTGAAGGCTTCCTGCAACAGCGAGacagcagctggctgccagccatACGGCACAAGTACCCCCGAGACCTGGGCATGGGTGCCTCAGCTCTGGGACAG GATACCCTGGAGGAAGCATTGCTCTTCTTCAATGCAGAGCCACCAGCTgtgcccctgcctgtgctgcagcgcTTCCCCTCCCTGGTGCAGCTAGGCATGGCCCCCCGCGTGCTGGACGTGGGGgtcagctgcagcctggctaTCTGCCTGCTGAGCGCACTCAGGGCCAACG GGTCACGGGGAGTGTTTTGCCAGGTCAGTGACACTGACCGGCAGCAGCTGAGCTTCTACAGCAGGCTGGGCTTCGTCGCCCTGCCAGTGGCCTGGGGCAGTTCTCCTGGCACTCGGCTCCTGGGACGTCTCCTCTGA
- the LOC101911645 gene encoding protein O-GlcNAcase-like isoform X11: MGQGCCLKVLPCCNAGFYGRPWSTEQRKLLFQWLKRWGLNCYMYAPKDELKHRLLWREPYTEHEPACSLSSKLPKSRVWSLFLPFLRARTWCFQVPGIGSCCSKNSGRSPSSQCPCLQVAALGCHSFALLFDDIDPCMCQADRDVFPSLAQAQASVANEVYQELGQPSIFLFCPTEYCSSLCSPSPSQSCYLLTIGQELLPGIGVIWTGPKVVSQELSGSLLKEVEGVLHRRPVIWDNLYANDYDCRRVFLGPYTGRAPGLMPRLHGLLLNPNCELQANFIPMHTLGSWFRSELGSCARSDHTGTEAAAALGDSQGPQEGSYSPQEALELALHDWVVEINRQALEPGGRSPGHPSIRLKGGVRLQSGTAGGLGATPDPQPHDTVPSGEQPCSMAPGQRRRKVTSEPENGTGSRTFASSWQSPTGDGDQLATGSRASCEPSSALPSTAGSVQCTGTPVATKTLHSPGPTMCCSNGANTSQNLLIPTSDARTGGGSPPEPHSSIQPTASRADTPQTWPGPGACTSPGSQALLIDGARASPGPMAPLTPEEAGSIPMAPLTPKEARSSPTAPLTPEGAGSGPMVLLTPEEAESGPMVPLTPKEARSSPTAPPAAEEARSIPMALLTPKEARSSTTAPLTPEEAGSGPMVPLTPKEARSSTTAPLTPEEAGSGPMVPLTPKEARSSPMAPLTPKEARSSPTAPLTPEEAGSGPMVLLTPGETRSIPMTPLTLKEVRSSPVAPLTPEEARSIPTTPLTPKETRSIPMAPLTPEEARSSPTAPLTLEEVRMLVELFYLPYHHGLLAQQLLEHFRWLRANSFSVGVPSTAPDACGGTQWRNRAQSFQQLCAQTCHLHSRFVSSAGQALLYDLHPYLWDIRNMLLATSAFVLWLDGHLLCESDPKGTWGSCFGWCQSIAAPILLGGDAEPWVRRGGLFGELQALLPVGNSCDLFYHPPPLFPASQPYLLRPLLPLDKGELYRMCRESLDCDPKVAEILAAHPDLLGDRLLGSFLSLSPEYTFVLEDEAGPCGYAAGTLCAEGFLQQRDSSWLPAIRHKYPRDLGMGASALGQDTLEEALLFFNAEPPAVPLPVLQRFPSLVQLGMAPRVLDVGVSCSLAICLLSALRANGSRGVFCQVSDTDRQQLSFYSRLGFVALPVAWGSSPGTRLLGRLL; the protein is encoded by the exons ATGGGACAGGGATGCTGCCTCAAagtcctgccctgctgcaaTGCAG GTTTCTATGGGAGACCGTGGTCTACGGAACAGAGGAAACTTCTCTTTCAATG GCTGAAACGCTGGGGGCTGAACTGCTACATGTACGCGCCCAAGGATGAGCTGAAGCACCGGCTGCTCTGGCGAGAGCCCTACACAGAGCATGAG CCTGCATGCAGTCTCTCATCGAAGCTGCCCAAGAGCAGGGTGTGGAGTTTGTTTTTGCCATTTCTGCGGGCCAGGACATGGTGTTTTCAAGTGCCGGGGATcggctcctgctgcagcaaaaaCTCAGGCAG GAGTCCTAGCAGCCAGTGTCCGTGCCTGCAGGTGGCCGCCCTGGGGTGCCACTCCTTTGCGCTGCTCTTTGATGACATCGACCCCTGCATGTGCCAAGCTGACAGAGACGTCTTCccttccctggcacaggctCAGGCCTCTGTGGCCAATGAGGTGTACCAGGAGCTGGGCCAGCCCtccatcttcctcttctgtccTACAG AGTACTGCAGCTCTCTGtgctctcccagccccagccagtcCTGCTACTTGCTGACCATcggccaggagctgctcccagggaTTGGCGTCATCTGGACAG GCCCAAAGGTGGTGTCACAGGAACTCTCGGGCTCGCTGCTGAAGGAGGTGGAGGGTGTTCTGCATCGCCGACCTGTCATCTGGGACAACTTGTACGCCAACGACTATGACTGCAGGCGTGTCTTCCTGGGCCCATACACGGGACGTGCCCCCGGCCTCATGCCCAGGCTCCACGGACTGCTCCTTAACCCCAACTGCGAGCTCCAGGCCAACTTCATCCCCATGCACACACTGGGCAGCTGGTTTCGGAGTGAGCTGGGGAGCTGTGCCCGCTCTGATCACACAG GGACGGAGGCTGCGGCAGCCCTGGGGGACAGCCAAGGCCCGCAGGAAGGGAGCTACAGCCCCCAGGAGGCCTTGGAGCTGGCACTGCATGACTGGGTGGTGGAGATAAACCGGCAGGCGTTGGAGCCAG GAGGAAGGAGCCCAGGACACCCCAGCATCAGACTCAAGGGAGGAGTAAGGCTGCAGTCTGGCACAGCGGGAGGACTGGGAGCCACACctgacccccagccccatgACACTGTTCCCAGTGgggaacagccctgcagcatgGCACCAgggcagagaaggaggaaggtgaCCTCAGAGCCTGAGAATGGCACTGGGAGCAGGACCTTCGCTAGCAGTTGGCAAAGCCCCACAGGGGATGGGGACCAGCTCGCCACAGGGAGCAGAGCGAGCTGTGagccctcctctgctctgcccagcacGGCCGGCAGTGTCCAGTGCACAGGAACCCCGGTGGCTACCAAGACCCTCCACAGCCCAGGCCCCACCATGTGCTGCAGCAATGGGGCTAACACCAGCCAGAACCTTCTCATACCCACCAGTGATGCCAGAACAGGGGGTGGCAGCCCccctgagccccacagcagtaTCCAGCCTACGGCCAGCAGGGCTGACACGCCCCAGACATGGCCAGGGCCTGGGGCTTGCACCAGCCCTGGCTCTCAAGCACTCCTCATTGATGGGGCTCGCGCCAGCCCTGGCCCCATGGCCCCATTGACCCCAGAGGAGGCTGGATCCATCCCCATGGCACCGCTCACCCCCAAGGAGGCCAGGTCCAGCCCTACAGCACCACTGACCCCAGAGGGGGCTGGGTCTGGCCCCATGGTACTGTTGACCCCAGAGGAGGCTGAATCTGGCCCCATGGTACCGCTGACCCCCAAGGAGGCCAggtccagccccacagcaccgCCAGCTGCAGAGGAAGCCAGGTCCATCCCCATGGCACTGCTGACCCCCAAGGAGGCCAg GTCCAGCACCACAGCACCACTGACCCCAGAGGAGGCTGGGTCTGGGCCCATGGTACCGCTGACCCCCAAGGAGGCCAGGTCCAGCACCACAGCACCACTGACCCCAGAGGAGGCTGGGTCTGGGCCCATGGTACCACTGACCCCCAAGGAGGCCAGGTCCAGCCCCATGGCACCGCTGACCCCCAAGGAGGCCAggtccagccccacagcaccacTGACCCCAGAGGAGGCTGGGTCTGGCCCCATGGTACTGCTGACCCCAGGGGAGACCAGGTCCATCCCTATGACACCACTGACCCTCAAGGAGGTCAGATCCAGCCCCGTGGCACCACTCACCCCAGAGGAGGCCAGGTCCATCCCTACGACACCGCTGACCCCCAAGGAGACCAGGTCCATCCCCATGGCACCGTTGACCCCAGAGGAGGCCAggtccagccccacagcaccgCTGACTCTGGAGGAGGTGCGGATGCTGGTGGAGCTCTTCTACCTGCCCTACCATCATGGGCTACTGGCGCAGCAACTCCTGGAGCACTTTCGGTGGCTCCGGGCAAACAGCTTCAGTGTGGGGGTCCCGTCCACGGCACCCGATGCCTGCGGG GGCACGCAGTGGCGTAACCGAGCCCAGtccttccagcagctctgcgCTCAGACATGCCACCTGCACAGCCGCTTTGTCAGTAGCGCTGGACAGGCGCTGCTTTATGACCTCCACCCCTACCTCTGGGACATCCGCAACATGCTGCTGGCTACCAGTGCCTTCGTTCTGTGGCTGG ATGGCCATCTCCTCTGCGAGTCTGACCCCAAGGGCACCTGGGGAAGCTGCTTTGGCT ggTGCCAGAGCATCGCTGCCCCGATCCTGCTGGGGGGGGACGCTGAGCCCTGGGTGCGTCGTGGGGGCCTCTTTGGAGAGCTGCAG GCACTGCTACCGGTGGGAAACAGCTGTGACCTCTTCTACCACCCGCCTCCACtcttcccagccagccagccgTACCTCCTGCGCCCACTGCTACCCTTGGACAAG GGTGAGCTTTACCGAATGTGCCGGGAGAGTCTGGACTGTGACCCCAAAGTTGCGGAGATCCTCGCAGCCCACCCTGATCTCCTCGGTGACAG gctgctgggcagcttccTGAGCCTGAGCCCCGAGTACACATTTGTGCTGGAGGATGAGGCTGGTCCATGCGGCTATGCAGCCGGCACGCTCTGCGCTGAAGGCTTCCTGCAACAGCGAGacagcagctggctgccagccatACGGCACAAGTACCCCCGAGACCTGGGCATGGGTGCCTCAGCTCTGGGACAG GATACCCTGGAGGAAGCATTGCTCTTCTTCAATGCAGAGCCACCAGCTgtgcccctgcctgtgctgcagcgcTTCCCCTCCCTGGTGCAGCTAGGCATGGCCCCCCGCGTGCTGGACGTGGGGgtcagctgcagcctggctaTCTGCCTGCTGAGCGCACTCAGGGCCAACG GGTCACGGGGAGTGTTTTGCCAGGTCAGTGACACTGACCGGCAGCAGCTGAGCTTCTACAGCAGGCTGGGCTTCGTCGCCCTGCCAGTGGCCTGGGGCAGTTCTCCTGGCACTCGGCTCCTGGGACGTCTCCTCTGA